A single Bosea sp. PAMC 26642 DNA region contains:
- the pqqD gene encoding pyrroloquinoline quinone biosynthesis peptide chaperone PqqD, whose translation MIGATSQPRLARGVRLQADRVRGGFNLLAPEHVLRVNASSVAILDLCDGQRSLDQIVDQLATNYAIDRDRIERDARALLDDLVARRMVEA comes from the coding sequence ATGATCGGGGCGACGTCACAGCCGCGGCTGGCCCGTGGCGTCCGCCTCCAGGCAGATCGCGTCCGCGGCGGCTTCAACCTGCTCGCGCCCGAGCATGTGCTTCGCGTCAACGCATCCTCGGTCGCCATCCTCGATCTGTGCGACGGCCAGCGCAGCCTCGACCAGATCGTCGACCAGCTCGCCACGAATTATGCGATCGACCGCGACCGCATCGAACGCGATGCGAGGGCGCTCCTCGATGATCTCGTCGCACGGCGGATGGTGGAGGCATGA
- a CDS encoding PQQ-dependent sugar dehydrogenase: MASARRAILIASAAISALALASCNSQSVLPEEAGYGPNPTLPEPQSSWFPTLKIADAVGWKVGEKPTAADGGQVTAFVTGLAHPRWLYELPNGDILVAESDAPPKPEDKKGGIRGWVQGLFMKKAGSQTPSANRITLLRDKDGDGVAETKSIFLENLTSPFGMALIGDQLYIANADAVVRVPYVEGETKSAAAPIKVAELPAGRNHHWTKSLVASADGLRLYVGVGSNSNVGENGMAEEEKRAGVLEIDPKTGATQVFATGLRNPVGIDWNPTTKELWVAVNERDEIGDDLVPDYMTSVKRDGFYGWPYSYYGQTVDKRIEPPRPDLVAKAIKPDYALGSHTASLGMTFVKDERMGRAYPAGAFIGQHGSWNREQPVGYRVIFVPFIDGKPAGMPKPVLTGFLNDKGEARGRPVGVLVDQRAGLLVADDVGNAIWRLTVPTS, translated from the coding sequence ATGGCAAGTGCCCGCCGCGCCATCCTCATCGCCAGTGCTGCCATATCGGCGCTGGCGCTTGCATCCTGCAACAGCCAGTCCGTCCTGCCGGAGGAGGCGGGCTACGGCCCCAATCCGACGCTGCCGGAACCGCAGTCGAGCTGGTTCCCGACGCTCAAGATCGCCGATGCGGTTGGCTGGAAGGTGGGCGAGAAGCCCACCGCCGCCGATGGCGGGCAGGTTACCGCCTTCGTCACCGGCCTGGCGCATCCGCGCTGGCTCTACGAGCTGCCCAATGGCGACATCCTCGTGGCCGAAAGCGACGCGCCGCCCAAGCCGGAAGACAAGAAAGGGGGCATCCGCGGCTGGGTTCAGGGCCTCTTCATGAAGAAGGCCGGCTCGCAGACGCCGAGCGCCAATCGGATCACACTGCTGCGCGACAAGGACGGCGACGGCGTCGCCGAGACCAAGAGCATCTTCCTCGAAAACCTGACCTCGCCCTTCGGCATGGCTCTGATCGGCGACCAGCTCTACATCGCCAATGCCGACGCAGTGGTGCGCGTGCCCTATGTCGAGGGCGAGACCAAGAGCGCCGCGGCACCGATCAAGGTCGCCGAGCTTCCTGCGGGCCGCAACCATCACTGGACCAAGAGCCTGGTCGCCAGCGCCGACGGCTTGCGCCTCTATGTCGGCGTCGGCTCGAACTCGAATGTCGGCGAAAACGGCATGGCCGAGGAGGAGAAGCGTGCAGGCGTGCTCGAGATCGATCCGAAGACGGGCGCCACCCAGGTCTTCGCCACGGGGCTGCGCAATCCCGTCGGCATCGACTGGAACCCCACGACCAAGGAGCTCTGGGTCGCGGTCAACGAGCGCGACGAGATCGGCGACGACCTCGTGCCCGACTACATGACCTCGGTGAAGCGCGACGGGTTCTATGGCTGGCCCTACAGCTATTACGGCCAGACGGTGGACAAGCGGATCGAGCCGCCCCGTCCCGACCTGGTCGCCAAGGCTATCAAGCCCGATTATGCGCTGGGCTCGCATACCGCGTCGCTCGGCATGACTTTCGTCAAGGATGAACGCATGGGACGCGCCTATCCGGCCGGCGCATTCATCGGTCAGCACGGTTCGTGGAACCGGGAGCAGCCGGTCGGCTATCGCGTGATTTTTGTGCCCTTCATCGACGGCAAGCCCGCCGGGATGCCCAAGCCCGTGCTCACCGGTTTCCTCAACGACAAGGGTGAGGCTCGCGGACGTCCGGTCGGGGTTCTGGTCGATCAGCGCGCCGGTCTGCTGGTGGCGGACGATGTCGGCAATGCGATCTGGCGCCTTACCGTGCCGACAAGCTAA
- a CDS encoding c-type cytochrome: MSLPRTGRMAMSLLARARSASLSALASWRRVALAASALVVAVLVGATLFAWLGVYNVAASTGHFRFVDAILRFGMENSVRARAPDTTLPAGEDADMIRLGAGHFHAGCAYCHGTPGTPITPVSAAMLPPPPDLADKVGLWTDGELFWIIRHGLKYAGMPGWPALDREDEVWALVAFLRKLPSLDAQSYRALALGEVEPKPQDGRSIATGATPPDAVGACARCHGAEAAPLSRLVPILHGQPRDMLASALRAYAAGTRPSGVMQMAVSGLSDRAIEQLATYYAGLPSPISSDPSADAGALERGAVLAREGVPSRGVPACLSCHGPEARPDYPRLAGQSARYLSGQLGVWRAGLNDRSETGMIMAPIARRLSPEQAADLAAYFASLSPSAGKATP; this comes from the coding sequence ATGAGCCTTCCTCGCACCGGGCGGATGGCGATGTCGCTGCTCGCGCGCGCTAGGTCGGCAAGCCTGTCGGCGCTGGCGAGCTGGCGCCGCGTCGCGCTCGCCGCATCGGCGCTTGTCGTCGCGGTTCTGGTCGGCGCAACGCTGTTTGCGTGGCTGGGCGTCTACAACGTTGCGGCAAGCACGGGTCATTTCCGCTTCGTCGATGCCATCCTGCGCTTTGGCATGGAGAACTCGGTTAGGGCCCGCGCACCCGATACCACCCTGCCCGCCGGCGAGGACGCCGACATGATCCGGCTGGGAGCCGGGCATTTCCATGCCGGCTGCGCCTATTGCCATGGCACTCCGGGCACGCCGATCACGCCGGTCTCCGCCGCCATGCTGCCGCCGCCCCCCGATCTTGCGGACAAGGTCGGCCTCTGGACCGATGGCGAGCTGTTCTGGATCATCAGGCACGGGCTGAAATATGCGGGTATGCCGGGCTGGCCGGCGTTGGACCGCGAGGACGAGGTCTGGGCGCTGGTGGCCTTCCTGCGCAAGCTGCCGTCGCTCGACGCCCAGAGTTATCGCGCGCTGGCGCTGGGTGAGGTCGAACCCAAGCCACAGGACGGTCGGTCGATCGCGACAGGCGCGACGCCGCCCGACGCCGTCGGTGCCTGCGCGCGCTGCCATGGCGCGGAGGCGGCGCCGCTAAGCCGTCTGGTGCCGATCCTTCACGGCCAGCCCAGGGATATGCTCGCCAGCGCGTTGCGAGCCTATGCAGCGGGGACGCGACCAAGCGGCGTGATGCAAATGGCGGTATCAGGATTGTCCGACCGCGCCATCGAACAGCTCGCGACCTACTACGCCGGCCTGCCTTCGCCGATTTCATCAGATCCGTCGGCCGATGCCGGAGCCCTGGAGCGTGGTGCGGTGCTGGCCCGCGAGGGCGTGCCGTCGCGCGGTGTTCCCGCCTGCCTGAGCTGTCATGGTCCGGAGGCGCGGCCGGATTATCCCCGGCTTGCGGGGCAATCCGCGCGCTATCTGTCCGGCCAACTGGGCGTCTGGCGTGCCGGCCTCAACGATCGCAGCGAGACCGGCATGATCATGGCGCCGATCGCACGCCGGCTGAGCCCGGAGCAGGCAGCCGATCTCGCGGCCTATTTCGCGAGCCTCTCGCCATCTGCGGGCAAGGCAACCCCATGA
- the ctaD gene encoding cytochrome c oxidase subunit I, giving the protein MTSPSTAADPTYPNLLPRPAGELAALEKVWAGPKGWRIISDVNNTVIGYFYIATAFLFFLAAGILGLLIRLQLALPGNDFLSQETYNQIFTMHGTVMMFLFAVPAVEAVGVLLLPAMLGARDMPFPRLGAFAFWAYFVGGIVFFCTLFFGVAPSGGWFMYPPLTGARFSPGVGADWWLLGIGFIEISAIAGAIEIIVGVLRTRAPGMTLARMPIFAWTMLIFAGMIVFAFPAVILATILLELERAFDWPFFIAERGGDPLLWQHLFWFFGHPEVYIIFLPAAGMVSMIVPTMTGTPIVGYRLIVVALIAVGFFSFGLWVHHMFTTGIPARSLSFFSAASMAVAIPSGIQIFAWIATIAAGRLRVTVASLFVIGFLTIFTLGGLTGVMVAMVPFDRQAHDSYFVVAHLHYVLFGGMVFPLFAAVYYWTPAFSSRPLSERLGKWAFGLIFAGFNIAFLPMHITGLIGMPRRVYTYPAGMGWDWLNLVSTIGAFMLAAGIMVFLIDVARNLRLTSREPAGNVWGAGTLEWLPNHSFGIRSTPRVTSREPLWRQPGLADAVDAGRYYLPRTATGMRETIVTSPVEAEPQYVMRLSGPGWAHLAAAVFTAGFFLLLTVKAVVLASICGVLAVVSIIAWMWDSDPAPSEEVDIGGGIVLPTYASGTLSHSWWAMVILMLVSAALYLSYLFGYLYLWTVAPQNWPQASALTSAWSPLAPVGLLVASAVLLFSAHRLLTRKGGAMVSLSLLIVLGMLALLLGLALDSLSHWRDGLRPQASGYAAMVYANAALQLQIAGAVLVMAGFAIARILAGRLTSVRRVVFDNLALFWAYAIGQSLFGLLLTHGFPRMVAS; this is encoded by the coding sequence ATGACATCACCTTCGACGGCCGCCGATCCGACCTACCCCAATCTCCTGCCGAGGCCGGCGGGCGAGCTTGCCGCGCTGGAGAAGGTCTGGGCGGGCCCCAAGGGATGGCGCATCATCAGCGACGTCAACAACACGGTCATCGGCTATTTCTACATCGCCACGGCCTTCCTGTTCTTCCTGGCAGCCGGCATCCTGGGATTGCTGATCCGGCTGCAACTGGCCTTGCCGGGCAATGACTTTCTCTCGCAGGAGACCTACAACCAGATCTTCACCATGCACGGCACGGTGATGATGTTCCTGTTTGCCGTACCGGCCGTCGAGGCGGTCGGCGTGCTCTTGCTGCCGGCGATGCTCGGCGCCCGCGACATGCCCTTCCCCAGGCTTGGCGCATTTGCCTTCTGGGCCTATTTCGTCGGCGGCATCGTCTTCTTCTGCACGCTGTTCTTCGGCGTCGCGCCCTCGGGCGGCTGGTTCATGTACCCGCCCCTGACCGGCGCGCGCTTCTCGCCTGGCGTCGGTGCCGACTGGTGGCTGCTCGGCATCGGCTTTATCGAGATCTCGGCGATCGCCGGCGCGATCGAGATCATCGTCGGCGTGCTGCGGACCCGGGCGCCCGGCATGACGCTGGCGCGAATGCCGATCTTCGCCTGGACCATGCTGATCTTCGCCGGGATGATCGTCTTCGCCTTCCCGGCCGTGATCCTGGCGACGATCCTGCTCGAGCTCGAGCGCGCCTTCGACTGGCCGTTCTTCATCGCCGAGCGCGGCGGCGACCCGCTGCTCTGGCAGCATCTGTTCTGGTTCTTCGGTCACCCGGAGGTCTACATCATCTTCCTGCCGGCGGCGGGGATGGTCTCGATGATCGTGCCGACGATGACCGGCACGCCGATCGTCGGCTACCGGCTGATCGTCGTGGCGCTGATCGCGGTCGGCTTCTTCTCGTTTGGACTGTGGGTCCACCACATGTTCACCACCGGCATCCCGGCCCGCTCGCTCAGCTTCTTCTCGGCGGCGAGCATGGCGGTCGCGATCCCCAGCGGCATCCAGATATTCGCCTGGATCGCGACGATCGCGGCGGGACGGCTCAGGGTCACCGTCGCTTCGCTCTTCGTCATCGGCTTCCTTACGATCTTCACGCTCGGTGGACTGACCGGGGTGATGGTGGCGATGGTGCCGTTCGACCGGCAGGCGCATGACAGCTACTTCGTCGTCGCCCACCTGCATTACGTGCTGTTCGGCGGCATGGTCTTCCCGCTGTTCGCTGCGGTCTACTACTGGACGCCGGCCTTCAGCTCGCGGCCGCTGTCGGAGCGCTTGGGCAAATGGGCCTTCGGCCTGATCTTCGCCGGCTTCAACATCGCCTTCCTGCCGATGCACATCACCGGGCTGATCGGGATGCCGCGCCGCGTCTACACCTATCCGGCCGGCATGGGCTGGGACTGGCTCAACCTCGTCTCCACCATCGGCGCCTTCATGCTGGCGGCCGGCATCATGGTGTTCTTGATCGATGTCGCCCGCAATCTGCGGCTCACGAGCCGCGAGCCCGCCGGCAATGTCTGGGGTGCGGGCACGCTGGAATGGCTGCCTAACCACAGCTTCGGCATTCGTAGCACGCCGCGCGTGACGTCGCGCGAGCCGCTCTGGCGTCAGCCGGGCCTAGCCGACGCCGTGGATGCGGGGCGCTATTACCTGCCGCGCACCGCGACCGGCATGCGCGAAACGATCGTGACCTCCCCGGTCGAGGCGGAGCCGCAATATGTGATGCGGCTGAGCGGACCGGGCTGGGCTCATCTGGCCGCTGCGGTCTTCACCGCAGGCTTCTTCCTGCTGCTTACTGTCAAGGCCGTCGTGCTGGCCTCGATTTGCGGCGTGCTGGCGGTCGTTTCGATCATCGCCTGGATGTGGGACAGCGATCCCGCCCCTTCCGAGGAGGTCGATATCGGCGGCGGCATCGTCCTGCCGACCTACGCGTCCGGTACGCTGTCGCACAGCTGGTGGGCGATGGTGATCCTGATGCTGGTCTCCGCCGCGCTCTATCTCTCCTATCTGTTCGGCTACCTCTATCTCTGGACCGTCGCGCCGCAGAACTGGCCGCAGGCCTCCGCGCTGACCTCGGCCTGGTCGCCGCTCGCTCCCGTCGGGCTGCTGGTCGCGAGCGCGGTCCTGCTGTTCAGCGCCCATCGCCTACTGACCCGCAAAGGTGGGGCGATGGTCAGCCTTTCCCTGCTGATCGTGCTCGGCATGCTGGCGCTGCTGTTGGGGCTCGCGCTCGACAGCCTGTCGCACTGGCGCGATGGCTTGCGCCCGCAAGCCAGCGGCTATGCCGCGATGGTCTATGCCAATGCGGCGCTGCAGCTGCAGATCGCCGGCGCGGTGCTGGTCATGGCCGGCTTCGCCATCGCCCGCATCCTCGCCGGACGGCTGACCTCGGTCCGGCGCGTGGTGTTCGACAATCTGGCGCTATTCTGGGCGTACGCGATCGGCCAAAGCCTGTTCGGCCTGCTGCTGACCCATGGCTTCCCGCGGATGGTCGCTTCATGA
- a CDS encoding DUF3008 family protein: MPAKSAAQQKAAGAALAAKRGEIKKSEIKGASKSMAKSMTEAQLDELASTKRKGKPEHVSKS, encoded by the coding sequence ATGCCGGCAAAGTCAGCGGCTCAGCAGAAGGCGGCGGGAGCGGCGCTTGCCGCCAAGCGCGGCGAGATCAAGAAGAGCGAGATCAAGGGCGCGTCGAAGTCGATGGCGAAATCGATGACCGAGGCCCAACTCGACGAACTCGCCTCGACCAAACGCAAGGGCAAGCCCGAGCACGTCTCGAAATCTTAA
- the coxB gene encoding cytochrome c oxidase subunit II, with protein MTSPALPGIAMGALLISGCTGIQSALAPAGDEASRVALLTLILFAGAGVILLIVGAALALAIGGSDRTRRLLGSDRAIKLGGIAFPVVTLTVLLGYGVWLMRETIATDRPAALRIEVTGEQWWWRVAYAGADGKPVAEANELRIPVGREIDIVLRSADVIHSFWVPSLGGKLDMIPGRTNTLRLKAERPGVYRGQCAEYCGGPHALMALEIVALPPAEFEAWLAAAAAPPARAGQERGRALFESAGCGACHAVRGTAAAGVVGPDLSRIGGRRALTAATIPNTPENLARFIAHGQSVKPGNLMPEFRIFSDEELQALAAYLASLT; from the coding sequence ATGACGAGCCCGGCCCTGCCCGGCATCGCCATGGGCGCTCTGCTCATATCGGGCTGCACCGGGATCCAGTCCGCCCTCGCCCCGGCCGGCGACGAGGCAAGCCGCGTCGCGCTCCTGACTTTGATCCTGTTTGCAGGCGCGGGCGTCATCCTGCTGATCGTCGGTGCAGCCTTGGCCCTTGCCATTGGCGGATCGGATCGCACGCGGCGCCTGCTTGGCTCGGACCGCGCGATCAAGCTCGGCGGCATCGCCTTTCCGGTAGTGACGCTGACGGTACTGCTCGGCTACGGGGTCTGGCTGATGCGCGAGACGATCGCGACCGACCGGCCCGCCGCCCTGCGCATCGAGGTCACCGGCGAGCAGTGGTGGTGGCGCGTCGCCTATGCCGGCGCCGACGGAAAGCCGGTCGCAGAGGCCAATGAGCTGCGCATCCCGGTCGGGCGCGAGATCGATATCGTGCTGCGCTCGGCCGATGTGATCCATTCCTTCTGGGTGCCGAGCCTCGGCGGCAAGCTCGACATGATTCCTGGCCGCACCAACACGCTTCGGCTGAAGGCCGAACGACCGGGCGTGTATCGCGGCCAGTGCGCCGAGTATTGCGGCGGCCCCCATGCGCTGATGGCGCTGGAGATCGTAGCCCTGCCGCCGGCCGAGTTCGAGGCCTGGCTCGCCGCCGCAGCAGCGCCGCCGGCCCGCGCGGGCCAGGAGCGCGGCCGGGCCCTGTTCGAATCCGCCGGCTGCGGCGCCTGTCACGCGGTGCGCGGCACGGCGGCCGCAGGCGTGGTCGGGCCCGACCTGTCGCGCATCGGCGGCCGGCGTGCCCTGACCGCCGCCACGATTCCCAACACGCCCGAGAACCTCGCCCGCTTCATCGCGCATGGACAATCGGTCAAGCCAGGCAACCTGATGCCCGAGTTCAGGATCTTTTCCGATGAAGAGCTGCAGGCCCTGGCGGCCTATCTGGCGAGCCTGACATGA
- a CDS encoding cytochrome c oxidase assembly protein, with amino-acid sequence MQGISDHSVATSGGDGAAAALVSAGLVAGVGLVTVAMVEIGPLSLQMLQHLAVMNVVAPLAALGLGARFAPGGPQAIWIAGLLQMLLLWAWHAPAIQQATAQFAFLQVLLFILLALSAVVFWSAVIAAGSSQGWRSLAALMLTGKLACLLGALLIFAQRDLYELPGLVLALCTTGPSTLADQQLAGLLMITACPLSYLVVGIILAAQMLARLDTGDEPSSHRADGDVAARAR; translated from the coding sequence TTGCAAGGCATTTCCGATCACAGCGTCGCGACGAGCGGTGGCGACGGCGCCGCGGCGGCGCTGGTCAGCGCCGGCCTGGTTGCGGGCGTTGGCCTCGTTACGGTCGCGATGGTCGAGATCGGCCCGCTTTCGCTCCAGATGCTCCAGCATCTCGCCGTGATGAATGTTGTAGCCCCGCTGGCCGCACTTGGACTGGGTGCCCGGTTCGCGCCGGGCGGGCCGCAGGCGATCTGGATCGCCGGCCTGCTCCAGATGCTTTTGCTCTGGGCTTGGCATGCCCCTGCCATCCAGCAGGCCACGGCGCAGTTCGCGTTCCTGCAGGTCCTGCTTTTCATTCTGCTGGCGCTCTCGGCCGTGGTTTTCTGGAGCGCCGTGATCGCTGCCGGTTCGTCGCAAGGATGGCGCTCGCTTGCCGCCCTGATGCTGACCGGGAAGCTTGCCTGTCTGCTCGGCGCCCTGCTGATCTTCGCCCAGCGCGATCTCTATGAGTTGCCCGGGCTCGTGTTGGCACTATGCACGACAGGACCCTCGACGCTGGCCGACCAGCAGCTTGCGGGCTTGCTGATGATCACCGCCTGCCCGCTGAGCTATCTGGTCGTCGGCATAATCCTGGCCGCGCAGATGCTGGCGCGCCTCGACACCGGCGATGAGCCTTCCTCGCACCGGGCGGATGGCGATGTCGCTGCTCGCGCGCGCTAG
- a CDS encoding SemiSWEET family sugar transporter, translating to MDAVSIIGFLAAACSVSSFVPQAFKILRTRDTSSLSPPMYALTTTGFVLWTVYGIAQGQWPLILTNAICLVFAGFILVMTLLSPAKKDAVADAIDPRQ from the coding sequence ATGGACGCCGTGTCGATCATCGGCTTTCTAGCCGCGGCCTGCTCGGTGTCGAGCTTCGTGCCGCAAGCGTTCAAGATCCTGCGCACACGCGACACTTCCTCCCTCTCGCCGCCAATGTATGCGCTGACGACGACGGGGTTCGTGCTCTGGACGGTCTATGGCATCGCGCAAGGACAGTGGCCGCTGATCCTGACCAACGCCATCTGCCTCGTCTTCGCGGGCTTCATCCTGGTAATGACGCTGCTGTCCCCAGCGAAGAAGGATGCCGTCGCCGACGCCATCGACCCGCGCCAGTAG
- a CDS encoding cupin, whose translation MKELVLLRPEARGFVPNNPALPVILYRGAFEPKSADLAAEMETRFEANGWPPQWRNGIYDFHHYHATGHEVLGIAAGSVDLVIGGEGGETIAAKAGDVLLLPVGTGHCRASASSDLLVVGAYPPGQGGEIMREAATAALLRDMRHLAIPRLDPVQGDGGPLAQHWSTRLSG comes from the coding sequence ATGAAAGAACTGGTTCTTCTTCGACCCGAAGCCCGCGGCTTCGTGCCTAACAACCCGGCCCTGCCGGTCATCCTTTACCGAGGCGCTTTTGAGCCGAAGAGCGCCGACCTCGCCGCTGAGATGGAAACGCGGTTCGAGGCCAATGGCTGGCCCCCGCAATGGCGCAACGGGATCTACGACTTCCATCACTATCACGCGACCGGCCATGAGGTTCTCGGGATCGCCGCCGGGAGCGTGGATCTGGTCATCGGCGGCGAGGGAGGTGAGACGATCGCGGCGAAGGCCGGTGATGTCCTGCTGCTGCCTGTTGGCACTGGACACTGCCGTGCGAGCGCAAGCAGCGACCTCTTGGTGGTGGGCGCCTATCCGCCCGGCCAGGGCGGTGAAATCATGCGCGAGGCGGCGACGGCTGCTCTGCTCCGCGACATGCGCCACCTCGCTATCCCGCGGCTGGACCCAGTCCAGGGCGACGGCGGACCGCTCGCGCAGCACTGGTCGACGCGATTGTCGGGATGA
- the pqqE gene encoding pyrroloquinoline quinone biosynthesis protein PqqE, with the protein MSAPAPFALLAELTHRCPLACPYCSNPLDLDRKSDELATSDWIRVFEQAAGLGILQLHLSGGEPAARHDLVELVAAAARLGLYTNLITSGIGLPRERLAALAQAGLDHLQLSVQDTQSDNADRIAGLRGSYQRKRLFAGIVAEVGLPLTINVVLHRGNIGHMGAMVDEAIAMGARRIELAHAQYYGWAERNREALMPDMADALAARDEVGRLRAETADRITIDYVPPDHFARFPKPCMNGWGRQSLNVTPRGLVLPCHAAQSIPGLAFWTVREHSLAEIWRGSPAFEAFRGTDWMAEPCRSCERREIDFGGCRCQAMALTGDPRNADPVCVLSSFHDRVEALTTAQRSDSYVMRGRPPKDAPETTLAWGTEALQDMVSMHGDDGRASAPGLDGSRRAGADIGS; encoded by the coding sequence ATGAGCGCACCCGCCCCCTTCGCGCTGCTGGCCGAGCTGACCCATCGCTGCCCGCTCGCCTGTCCCTATTGCTCGAACCCGCTCGATCTCGACCGCAAGTCCGACGAGTTGGCGACTTCGGACTGGATCAGGGTCTTCGAGCAGGCTGCCGGCCTCGGCATCCTGCAGCTGCATCTCTCCGGTGGCGAGCCGGCGGCGCGGCATGATCTCGTCGAGCTCGTCGCAGCGGCCGCCCGTCTCGGGCTCTACACCAACCTGATCACTTCCGGCATCGGCCTTCCTCGCGAGCGGCTGGCCGCGCTGGCGCAGGCCGGGCTCGATCATCTCCAACTCTCGGTTCAGGATACGCAATCCGATAATGCCGACCGCATAGCCGGCCTGCGTGGATCGTATCAGCGCAAGCGTCTCTTTGCCGGCATCGTGGCCGAGGTCGGCCTGCCGCTGACGATCAACGTCGTCCTGCATCGCGGCAATATCGGCCATATGGGCGCGATGGTCGATGAGGCCATCGCGATGGGTGCACGGCGGATCGAGCTCGCCCATGCGCAGTATTACGGCTGGGCGGAGCGCAACCGCGAGGCGCTGATGCCCGATATGGCGGACGCGCTGGCGGCTCGCGACGAGGTCGGTCGCCTGCGCGCCGAGACGGCCGACCGCATCACGATCGACTATGTCCCACCGGACCATTTCGCACGGTTTCCCAAGCCGTGCATGAATGGCTGGGGCCGGCAGTCGCTGAATGTCACGCCTCGGGGCCTGGTCCTGCCCTGCCACGCCGCCCAGTCGATCCCTGGCCTCGCGTTCTGGACCGTGCGCGAGCATTCGCTGGCCGAGATCTGGCGGGGCTCGCCGGCCTTCGAGGCCTTCCGCGGCACCGACTGGATGGCCGAGCCATGCCGCAGCTGCGAGCGACGCGAGATCGATTTCGGCGGCTGCCGCTGCCAGGCCATGGCCCTGACGGGAGATCCGCGCAATGCCGATCCCGTGTGCGTGCTATCGTCCTTCCACGACAGGGTCGAGGCCCTGACCACGGCACAACGTAGCGACTCTTATGTCATGCGCGGCCGCCCGCCGAAGGATGCGCCCGAGACGACACTGGCTTGGGGAACCGAAGCGCTTCAGGACATGGTCTCGATGCACGGTGACGACGGGCGTGCATCCGCGCCGGGACTCGACGGCAGCCGGCGTGCCGGCGCCGATATCGGTAGCTGA
- a CDS encoding dienelactone hydrolase family protein yields MDRRTALWSLAGTFAAGPAMAAATVTIDRSDGVGAGRRPAVLLLHGADGITRRSQYQFASAALSAQGYTVLFPHYFELSRERRASYGEIGTKYPLWLGGLRKVIDEVLADPAIDPARFALVGVSLGGALALSLAAQDRRIKAVISYFGFRPGDLDAGKPQAPTLILHGDADRVVPVRNADQIEATLRARGVPVEKHIYPGEGHGFSGASQLDAATRSADFLGRQLGR; encoded by the coding sequence TTGGATCGCCGTACTGCGCTTTGGAGCCTTGCCGGAACGTTCGCCGCCGGCCCGGCGATGGCCGCCGCCACCGTCACGATCGATCGCAGCGATGGCGTGGGTGCCGGGCGCAGACCGGCCGTGCTGCTCCTCCATGGTGCCGACGGCATCACCCGCCGCTCGCAGTATCAATTCGCTTCTGCAGCCCTGTCCGCCCAGGGCTACACCGTGCTGTTTCCGCATTATTTCGAGCTCTCCCGCGAACGCCGTGCCTCCTACGGCGAAATCGGCACCAAGTATCCGCTCTGGCTCGGCGGGTTGAGGAAGGTCATCGATGAGGTGCTGGCCGATCCGGCGATCGACCCCGCCCGGTTTGCCTTGGTCGGCGTCTCCCTTGGCGGTGCGCTGGCCTTGTCGCTGGCCGCGCAGGACCGACGCATCAAGGCCGTGATCAGCTATTTCGGGTTCCGGCCGGGCGATCTTGATGCCGGCAAGCCGCAGGCTCCAACGCTGATCCTGCACGGCGACGCCGACCGTGTCGTGCCGGTGCGGAACGCCGACCAGATCGAGGCCACGCTCCGGGCGAGGGGCGTGCCCGTCGAGAAGCATATCTATCCTGGCGAGGGGCACGGCTTCAGTGGTGCGTCCCAGCTCGACGCCGCCACCCGCTCCGCCGACTTCCTCGGCCGCCAGCTCGGGCGCTGA